The nucleotide sequence GGGAGGTTGTGTCGTCGCTGGCACAGCTTGATGCCGGCCCGGTTCAAGTCCAGCCCCGTGTAGGAGGCCGGATGCAGGGTGCGCGTGAGGTAGGAGGCTCCGCCGCCGTGGCCGCAACTGACCTCCAAGACCCGCTTGCCGCTCAGCTCCACGTGGGTGGCCGTGCGGTGGTACATGTTGATGTGGTCTCGGTTGGGCTCGTCGGATACCTCCAACGTCAGGTCTATCGGCGGATCTTCCTCATAGGCCCAATTGAGGAATGCAATTTTGTCGGCACCGAGCCCGCGCGTCATCAGCGGGTACCAGTACCGCCAAACTCTCTTGTAGATCGAGGTGCTTCCCATGCGGGCGAGGAGGCGGTGGGCGGGGCTGAAGGCCATAGGCAGAAAGTATGGCAGACACCAGACATGAAAGCGCTCAAATACATCCCAAACCGGCCTGCGAGGCCGGAGGTGGTAAAAGCCGCCGATTCCGAAGCGCCGATCAAAGTCTCGATCGAATGCCGACGTGCGGAAATTGAGAACCACTCGGTTCTGCCGCGCCGGATCGCCGCGGTAAGCGCTGTGACCGGACCCCATTGAATTGATCCACGGCGAACGAGAGTCGTTCATTGGTGTTTACAGGTGGCAGCGTAGTCGGCGGGGGCTTGGTATCCCAGGGCTGAGCGGCGGCAGTGTCGGATGTAGTCGTGTTTCCAGTCGCTGATGACCACCCAGCCTGGGGCAGGGACCAGAAGTTGTTGATGTTGAGGCATTCGTCACGGATGCGGGAGTTGAATGATTCGACGTAGCCGTTTCGCCAGGGCTCACCGGGTGGGATGAAGTGCGGGCCGACATGTTCGTTGGCCCAGTCGGCCATTGCTGCACAGGCTAATTCGGGTCCGTTGTCGCATCAGAGTACGGCCGGGTAGGTGCCGCGCTGGGCGGCGATGCGGTCGAGTTCGTCGATGAGGTCATCGCCGGTGTGAGGTGGGCCCGTCGTAATGGTCCAGTCGTTGTGCGGCTCTGTTGCCCGGTGTTCGGGCAGGAAGAATCAGCGACGACATGGCATTGAACAGGCGCCGGCGCCATACGCCGGATCAGATCATTCGCAAGCTCGCCGAGGGCAACAAACTCCTTGCGTCGGGCCAGGAACTCAACGAGGTGTGCCGACACCTGGAAATCGCTGAGTCGACGTGGCATCGCTGGCTTGCCCAGTACGGCGGCATGAAAGCCAACGACGCCAAACGGCTCAAAGAACTCGAGGCGGAAAACGCCCGGTTGAAGAAGCTGGTGGCCAACCAGGCCCTCGACATTGACATGCTGCGGGAGATTTCGGCGGGAAACTTCTGACCCCGAACCGCAAGCGCCGCGCCGTGATGGTGCTGCGCGAACGGTTCGGGGTGTCTGAGCGCCGAGCCTGCACGGTCGTGGGCATCCACCGTTCTACGATGCGCCTGACGCCGCGACCGGTCACCGCTGAGGAAGCCGAGTTGCGTGTTTGGCTGCGCCGATTCTCCACGGGCCGGCCTCGCTGGGGGTGGCGACGGGCAGCCAAGATGGCGCGGCGGGCCGGCTGGAAGGTCAACAACAAGCGCATCCGCCGGCTGTGGCGCGAGGAGAGCCTGCGGGTCCCGCAGCGCCGCAAGAAGAAGCGTCTGACCGGCATTGGTGTCGCCGTTGGCGCGATGTCACCGATTCGTCCGAACGTCATCTGGGCGATGGACTTCCAGTTCGACACGACCGCCGATGGCCGCATTGTGAAGATGTTGAACGTGATCGACGAGTTCACCCGCGAAGCACTGGCGATCAACGTCGATCGCTGCATCGACGCCGACGGCGTCGTCGGGGTCTTGGACCGCCTCGCCCGCCAGCGAGGCGCGCCGGCCTACGTGCGCTTCGACAACGGCCCCGAGTTCGTGGCCCGGGCCGTCAAGGATTGGTGCCGGTTCAACTGCGCCGGTTCGCTCTTCATCGATCCCGGCTCGCCGTGGCAGAACGCCTGGATCGAGTCGTTCAACGGCCGGCTACGCGACGAACTGCTCAACGCGTGGCGTTTCGACTCGCTGCTGGAAGCCCGCGTGATCATCGAAGACTGGCGCTGCGACTACAACGCCAACAGACCCCACTCCGCCCACGGTGAACTCACCCCAACCGAGTTCGCCCTACAGTGGACCACGACCCACCAACCCCAAGCCGTATAGCGACTGGACCACCAAACCCGGTGCAAACCCGTTGTCCCCCTCAGCCTTTGGCCGATCCGCAGAGCTTGTCGGTGAAGACGCGTTCCGCGTCCACACCGGCGCCGGTGAGCGCGGTGAGCTGGCCGTCGAGGTCTTGGCCAGCTGTGCTGACCCGTGCATAGCCCATCGCGTCATGAAATGGACCGTCTCGCTAGAGGTACCGACAGCGAGGATATGAGACGCGCGGTGTGAAACAGGAAACAAGACATCGCGACCTGGGCCGATAGGTCGGCGAAGTGGTGCTGGGGTGGGTGTCTCTTTTCATGAGACACAGAACGACCGGCGCGTTAGCCGTCGACAGGTCGCCGGCTGGTTCCCGGCGTTCCCCGATCGTGTCCTCGTTGGCTTCTTCTGGTGAGCGGTGTGTCGGTCAGTGCCGGCGGCGGTGGCGGATCGCTTCGCGCATCTCTTCCCGGGTTATGTCGGGGTCACGGGGACCGGTGTCGGGGTGCAGGACCCTTTCTTCGCGCATGATTTCCCGTTGGACCTCTTTGTCACTGGAGTGAATCGGCGCGTCGGCCGCCGGTCGATCGTCAGGATAGTCGGCGTCGAAGGCGAGGACCCCATCCTCTGTCGCCGCCGGTTGGGTGTCGCGCTGCTGTCGTGCGCGTAGCATGTCGGCGGCCAGCAGCACCAACCCGATCACGCCCGCGCCGATGCAGACCCAGGCGATGAGTTCGGTGTCGGTGACGACCGCGGTCATCAGTGCGGCCAGGGCGATGATGGCCATCACCAGTGCGATGATTGGCATCGGTCATTCCCCTCGAAGGTCCGGGGGTTCGGTCGTTGCCGGGCGGGCGCGGTGACCGTGGCAGGCGAACTCGGTTGTCGCAGTGTGCGCGCGCTTATCAGTGGGGGCGCTGACTGCGGTCTGAGCGTGGTTAATCGGCGACCAGGTGATGGGCAGCGACAGATAGCCCCGGATGGGGCCGGATCGTAGCCGTTGGGCGGAATCAACATCGACGTCCCAGTCGGGCACCCGCGCGAGGAAGGCCCGCAGGGCGCTGCGGGCCTCCATGCGGGCCAGGGCGGCGCCGAGGCAAAAGTGGACTCCGCGACCGAATGCCACTTGGTGTTCGGGTTTGCGGTCGATGTCGAACGCATCCGGGTTGGCAAACACGCGTTCGTCGCGGTTGGCTGACCCGAACAGCAGCAAAACGGTATCGCCGCGGCGCATTGTCGTGTCGTGCAGTGTGATGTCGTGGGTTAGGGTTCGGGCGAGTCCTTGGGCGGGGGAGTCGTAGCGGAGTAGTTCTTCCACGGCGGCGCCGAGCAGTGTGGGGTCGCCAACGAGCCGATGGCGGGTTTCGCGGTGGTGGGCCAGCACCACCGCGGCGTTGCCGAGCAGGTTGCTGGTGGTCTCGTGGCCGGCGATGAGCAGCAGCAGGCAAAACCCGAGCAGCTCGTCGTCGGTGAGCTGCTTGCCGTCGATCTCGGCGCGCACCAGTGCCGACATCAGGTCTTCGCGCGGCCTGCGGCGGCGTTCGGCGAGGAAGTCGGCGAAATAGGCATACACCGCCGCGGCGGCGGCCAGGCCTGCACCGGTGTCGCCGCGGATGGGGTTGGACTGGACCAGGGCAGCCGACCAGCCCCGGAACTGTTCGCGGTCCTCGCGGGGCACGCCGAGCAGATCAGCGATGACGATCGCCGGCAAGACACCGGCGAAATCTTGCACAAAGTCGGCCCTACCGGAGCCGTCGAGCTGGTGGCACAAGTGGTCGGCGAGATTCTCGACGGTGTCGTTGAGGGCGCCGATGCGCCGCGGGGTGAATGCTTTGCTCACCAACGCGCGTAGCTGATCGTGGCGGGGCGGGTCCATCAGAATCATCATGGGCAGAAACGAGTCGATGAAATCCGATCCCGGTGGGGTCGGGAACACGCCGTCGACCGAGGAGTAGCCGTGGTGATCCAACAGCGCATTCGTCACGTCGCGGTGCCGACTGAGCACCCAGGTGTTGGCGCCTGCGGCGCGATACACCGGGGCCTCGTCTCGCAGCAGCCGGTAGGTGGGATAGGGGTCGTCGATGATGTCGGGGTCGAACGGGTCGTAACGAATCTGCACCTGTGGCATCGGCAACTCCATACCTCGAATACAGGACTATAGTCTATACTAGGAGTCTAAACTCAATGAATAGGAAGTCAATGCGCGAGGTCCCTGCCCAGATAGCCGAACGGCTTCCCGCCGCCGCCGCTCTGTTCGCCGAGCGCGGCCTCAACGACACCAAGATCGAAGACGTCGCCGCCGCCACCGGCATCGCTAAAGCCACCCTGTACTACTACTTCGCGGGTAAAGAAGACATCCTGACGTTCCTGCTGGAAGACGTCCTACACCAACTGACCGACGAGGTGAGCACCATCGTGGGCGCAGAGGGCACCGGCATCGACCGCCTCCACGGCGTGATCACCGCACAGCTTCAGATGATGGCGCAGCGCCCCGCCGTTTGCCGCGCGCTGATCGGAGAGCTCGGTCGCGCCGCGCGCATACCGGTCATCGCCGACATGATCAGCGCCGCCTACCTAGAACCCGTCGAGGCCCTGCTTCGCGCGGGGGCCGCCGACGGCTCCCTGGTCGCTGTCGACAACCCGAGGGCTGCAGCCATCGCGCTGTTTGGTGCCGTTACCACCAGCGCCCTCACCGTCCTCGTCACCGATGACGCATTCGACGAGGACCTCATCGCCCGCGCCATCGACGATGTGGCATTCACCGGCCTGCGACCAGGAAAATCCCGACAATAAATGACCCCAGCAAATCCGAGGATCATCGCCGCGCCCATCGCAACAGCCGGACAGAACGACTCGTGCGCACTCGGTGCGAGCCGAACTTGGCCACCAGGCCCAACCCCGCTCAGGGCTGCGTCGCCCGACAACCACACCCATAGGCCGGCTTCCACCGGCCCCGTCGCCAACACACCTTGCCCAGTTTCATAGGCCCGTTGAGTTCAGGAAGGAGATCACCACGGTTTCGAGGGGGCCCGGGCGGCCCCGCGCAGCGAAAGCTGGAGAGACGCGTGAACGCATCATCCGGGCGGCGCGTGAAGTCTTCAGCGAAGTTGGTTACGACGCCGCCACTTTTCAGGAAATCGCAATTCGAGCAGATCTCACGCGGCCGGCCATCAATCACTACTTCAAGAGCAAACGCCTGCTCTATCGCGAGGTAGTTGCGCAGACCAACGCAACAGTCGTTCGTGAAAGTGCTCAGAAGGTGTTCGAAGCCAATACGTTCACAGAACAGCTAGACGCCATCGTCGAGGGCGCGATGACGTGGTTCGCCCAGGACCGCTCGGCGGCGACGTTTCTGATCACCTCAATACTGGAGTCGCGGGGTCACCCCGAGTTGTATCAAGATGAGCACGACGCGGTGAGGAACACCCGCGCGTTCCTCGCTCGGATGATCAACGAAGCGATCCAGCGCGGCGAAATCGCTCCCGCCAGCGACACCCCCGTGGAGTCGTTGGTGGAGCTGATCATCGCGATGATGTGTGGCTTGGGCTTCTATGCCGGTTTCGTCGGCACGCACGAAGACCTCGAGAACATCACCCCCTCCTTTTCGCCAGCTGATTTCCGGAAGGCTGTGGGAGCGCGTATCGCGCGGCGAATTCGGCTCGACCGGCCCACACGCCGCACACGCACGTCAGCGCGAATAATCCACCAAAACGATTGCAGCGCAATTGTTTCCGATACACTGTAAACCGAATCAGCCTGGGTGCGAATTTCTAGAAATCCGACCATTGCGCAGGACATCAGCGACGGTGTTCTTCTGGTTAGGGGCCTGGCGGACCTTTTGTCGATGTGTTCGCGTCGGTTGGTGTGGGTGGGCGCTGGCGAAGTTACCGGCGGGAGGTCGAGTCGAGCAAGACCCAACTCTGCCCACGGCCAACTCACCCCCACTCAATTCGCCCTACAATTGACCACGACCCACCAACCCAAGCCGCATAGCGACTGGACCACCAAACGGGTCACCTTCAGGTGCTATGCCGCTTCCCCGTTGCCATGATCTTGTCGAGCCTTCCTGCCCACAGCGTGGGCCGCTGCAAGGCTCTCATAAGCCATGGATCCCAATCGGGTTCAGGCCAGCTATTTTCGACAGCGTGCGCCGGAAACCGCTGACGTCGCAGTAATTCCGGCATTCGCGCTTCAACATGTCTACAGAAATCAGCAATGGTCGCCCTGGGCGATGCCATGAGCAATGATCAGAACCTG is from Mycobacterium marinum and encodes:
- a CDS encoding IS3 family transposase (programmed frameshift), encoding MALNRRRRHTPDQIIRKLAEGNKLLASGQELNEVCRHLEIAESTWHRWLAQYGGMKANDAKRLKELEAENARLKKLVANQALDIDMLREIFGGKLLTPNRKRRAVMVLRERFGVSERRACTVVGIHRSTMRLTPRPVTAEEAELRVWLRRFSTGRPRWGWRRAAKMARRAGWKVNNKRIRRLWREESLRVPQRRKKKRLTGIGVAVGAMSPIRPNVIWAMDFQFDTTADGRIVKMLNVIDEFTREALAINVDRCIDADGVVGVLDRLARQRGAPAYVRFDNGPEFVARAVKDWCRFNCAGSLFIDPGSPWQNAWIESFNGRLRDELLNAWRFDSLLEARVIIEDWRCDYNANRPHSAHGELTPTEFALQWTTTHQPQAV
- a CDS encoding cytochrome P450, with the protein product MPQVQIRYDPFDPDIIDDPYPTYRLLRDEAPVYRAAGANTWVLSRHRDVTNALLDHHGYSSVDGVFPTPPGSDFIDSFLPMMILMDPPRHDQLRALVSKAFTPRRIGALNDTVENLADHLCHQLDGSGRADFVQDFAGVLPAIVIADLLGVPREDREQFRGWSAALVQSNPIRGDTGAGLAAAAAVYAYFADFLAERRRRPREDLMSALVRAEIDGKQLTDDELLGFCLLLLIAGHETTSNLLGNAAVVLAHHRETRHRLVGDPTLLGAAVEELLRYDSPAQGLARTLTHDITLHDTTMRRGDTVLLLFGSANRDERVFANPDAFDIDRKPEHQVAFGRGVHFCLGAALARMEARSALRAFLARVPDWDVDVDSAQRLRSGPIRGYLSLPITWSPINHAQTAVSAPTDKRAHTATTEFACHGHRARPATTEPPDLRGE
- a CDS encoding TetR/AcrR family transcriptional regulator, with translation MREVPAQIAERLPAAAALFAERGLNDTKIEDVAAATGIAKATLYYYFAGKEDILTFLLEDVLHQLTDEVSTIVGAEGTGIDRLHGVITAQLQMMAQRPAVCRALIGELGRAARIPVIADMISAAYLEPVEALLRAGAADGSLVAVDNPRAAAIALFGAVTTSALTVLVTDDAFDEDLIARAIDDVAFTGLRPGKSRQ
- a CDS encoding TetR/AcrR family transcriptional regulator; protein product: MRAELGHQAQPRSGLRRPTTTPIGRLPPAPSPTHLAQFHRPVEFRKEITTVSRGPGRPRAAKAGETRERIIRAAREVFSEVGYDAATFQEIAIRADLTRPAINHYFKSKRLLYREVVAQTNATVVRESAQKVFEANTFTEQLDAIVEGAMTWFAQDRSAATFLITSILESRGHPELYQDEHDAVRNTRAFLARMINEAIQRGEIAPASDTPVESLVELIIAMMCGLGFYAGFVGTHEDLENITPSFSPADFRKAVGARIARRIRLDRPTRRTRTSARIIHQNDCSAIVSDTL